ACGGATAACTTTATGGTCATCGGCCAGAACCACACAAATACTCATGCAGTCTCCTTTGCACGCGCGATACGAATGGTAGCGCCATGCCCTTTTTGCGAGTCAATTATTAATCGGGCATCCACCGAATCGGCTCGTTCGCGCATATTTACCAAACCCCACCCTCGTCGCTCGACCGCCCCCGATGCAGATGGCATTGTGAATCCCACGCCATTATCGGCAATGGAAAGAACGATTTCGCTATCGCCGTTGAGAAGTTTAATTTCGATTTGAGTGGCTTCGGCGTGGCGCGTGATATTGGTGAGGCTTTCTTGCACGATGCGGAAGAACGCGTTTTCAACCGTGATTGGCAAACGCGGCTCAAGCGTGGTGCCCATAACCCGGACAGGGATCCCCGTTTGAGCGCGGTAGCGATCGGCATACCAACTGATCGCAGCAAACAAACCATAATCGTCCAATATCGAAGGACGCAAATCGTCCATCACGCTGCGAATGCCCTGCGTAATTTCTGAAACCATACCAATCGAGGCATCCAGGTGAGACATACTTTCACTAGAGATACTTTTAATATTTTCGCCCTTGAGAATATTCAAATTAAACGCTAGCACCGCCAATGATTGCCCAACCTGATCGTGCAATTCGCGCGCCAGGCGGCGGCGTTCCGCCTCTTCTGTTTCTGCAACTCGAATAGTCAGCATTTGTAGTTCATCGCCGCGGCGTTGCAGTTCTTGCTCTGCACGCTTTATCTCGGTAATATCTTCCAGCGCGATGACAATATGTCCTTTTTTATCGCTCTCAAAATAGCCGGTGCTGAAGCGAATCGTCAGGCTTTGTGGTTCTTTTTTCGATTTGGTACGGTATTGCGCTTCAACACCCGAGATTTGCATACGGGTTTCAAGGGTTTCTACAACCGTTGCGCGAATTTCGCACGCTTCACAACTTGGCCCAAAATTACACCCTTGCGGCGAATCGAAGCGGTGAACACAGCCCAAGACTTCGCCGATTGATTTCTCCAGCGCTTCGGCTTCTTTCAGACCCGAAAGGTTCTCCGCCGCGTGGTTCAGCCGCCGAAGCTGTTGCCCAGAATCAAAAACCATTAACGGAATCGGCACAGTATCAAATACGGTTTGAAGTTCATGCGCGTTGCGTTGCAGGCTTTGTTCCGCGCGTTTTAACTCCGAAATATCGGTGATAAAACCTTCGACAACCATCGGTTGTGATGGCGCGATCTCGATACTGCTTCCTTTTGACCATACCCAACGTTCTGCACCGCTGGCTGTGATAAGGCGATAGACAATTTCAAAGGGGCGCTTTTCTACCGCGGCAGCTTGTACATGCTCCCAAACACGCCGCCGATCATCCGGATGAATTAATTCGGTATAGCTGATTTGCAAATCGCCAATCAACGCTTGCGGGCGGTATCCGGTCAGATCGAGGCAGCCCTCACTGACAAAGAGCATCGTCCATTTGGTATTATTCAAGCACCGGTAGACCATACCGGGCAAATTCCCCATCAACGTAGAGAGCATCCGCTGGCTCTCGCGCAAGGCCATCTCGGCG
This portion of the Chloroflexota bacterium genome encodes:
- a CDS encoding PAS domain S-box protein, whose amino-acid sequence is MTRKSLRILYIDDYPLDRALVRDALVAAWEDVELVEAASRDDFNELLPTGNFDLVLSDFNIMGFTGLHVLEAVQKRLPGTPVIIVTGTGSDEIAAEAIKRGAADYVIKSPQHIRRLPHTIETALAQKGLREERARAEMALRESQRMLSTLMGNLPGMVYRCLNNTKWTMLFVSEGCLDLTGYRPQALIGDLQISYTELIHPDDRRRVWEHVQAAAVEKRPFEIVYRLITASGAERWVWSKGSSIEIAPSQPMVVEGFITDISELKRAEQSLQRNAHELQTVFDTVPIPLMVFDSGQQLRRLNHAAENLSGLKEAEALEKSIGEVLGCVHRFDSPQGCNFGPSCEACEIRATVVETLETRMQISGVEAQYRTKSKKEPQSLTIRFSTGYFESDKKGHIVIALEDITEIKRAEQELQRRGDELQMLTIRVAETEEAERRRLARELHDQVGQSLAVLAFNLNILKGENIKSISSESMSHLDASIGMVSEITQGIRSVMDDLRPSILDDYGLFAAISWYADRYRAQTGIPVRVMGTTLEPRLPITVENAFFRIVQESLTNITRHAEATQIEIKLLNGDSEIVLSIADNGVGFTMPSASGAVERRGWGLVNMRERADSVDARLIIDSQKGHGATIRIARAKETA